From Chryseobacterium joostei, the proteins below share one genomic window:
- a CDS encoding Lrp/AsnC family transcriptional regulator → MNYQLDEIDKKILDFLVENTRMPFTEIAKQMDVSAGTIHVRVKKMEDAGIILGSSLNIDYGKLDYHFTAFIGILLTKSNRTQEVLKELSTIPNVIEASVISGKYNIFCKVRAKNTDDAKRIIYQIDDIQDVMRTESMISMEEYLSDKNRLINAISI, encoded by the coding sequence ATGAACTATCAACTGGACGAAATAGACAAGAAGATTCTTGATTTCTTAGTAGAAAACACAAGAATGCCTTTTACTGAAATTGCAAAGCAGATGGACGTTTCTGCTGGAACAATTCACGTAAGAGTGAAAAAGATGGAAGATGCAGGTATTATTTTGGGATCATCTCTTAACATCGATTATGGTAAGCTGGACTACCACTTTACAGCTTTCATCGGAATCCTTTTGACAAAATCAAACCGTACTCAAGAAGTATTGAAAGAATTGTCAACTATTCCTAACGTAATCGAGGCAAGTGTTATTTCCGGAAAATATAATATTTTCTGTAAAGTAAGAGCAAAGAATACAGATGATGCCAAAAGAATTATTTATCAGATTGATGATATTCAGGATGTAATGAGAACTGAAAGTATGATTTCCATGGAAGAATACCTAAGTGACAAAAATAGACTGATCAACGCTATCTCTATTTAA
- a CDS encoding RCC1 domain-containing protein — protein sequence MAPTEITPANGFNYTGTYLGDGTAVANRTYATEATVPAGVTPKTIRMTMGTTTSQPYYLLATDGRLFSMGENSNRQLGDGTTADKTTWVQPQK from the coding sequence TTGGCACCAACAGAGATAACACCGGCGAATGGTTTTAATTATACAGGAACTTATCTTGGCGATGGAACTGCCGTTGCCAACAGAACCTATGCAACTGAAGCAACTGTGCCGGCTGGCGTTACCCCAAAAACGATAAGGATGACAATGGGAACAACAACATCCCAGCCCTATTATCTACTGGCTACCGATGGGAGACTCTTTTCTATGGGTGAGAATAGCAATAGACAATTGGGAGATGGTACTACCGCAGACAAAACTACCTGGGTACAGCCGCAAAAATGA
- the tsaD gene encoding tRNA (adenosine(37)-N6)-threonylcarbamoyltransferase complex transferase subunit TsaD, producing the protein MSDSIILGIESSCDDTSAAIIKGNSILSNIAANQAIHKEYGGVVPELASRAHQQNIIPVVEKSFTKANIQQNAISAIGFTRGPGLLGSLLVGTSFAKSLAMSLNVPLIEVNHLQAHILAHFIEDANPMPPTFPFLCLTVSGGHTMIVLVKDYFDMEIIGKTIDDAAGEAFDKIGKIFDLDYPAGPIIDRLAKEGNPDAFKFNKPKLENFDYSFSGIKTSVLYFIQKEVRKNPDFIKENLNDLCASVQKCIIEILMNKLEKAARELNIREVAIAGGVSANSALRKAMEDNKERLDWSIYIPKFEYTTDNAAMIAMVAQLKFERGEFTDLRTSATAKYDL; encoded by the coding sequence ATGAGCGACTCTATAATTTTAGGTATTGAATCGTCTTGCGACGACACCTCAGCAGCTATCATCAAGGGGAATTCTATTCTTTCAAACATTGCTGCGAATCAGGCCATCCATAAAGAATATGGAGGTGTAGTGCCTGAATTGGCTTCGCGAGCCCATCAACAAAATATAATCCCCGTTGTTGAAAAATCTTTTACCAAAGCAAATATACAACAAAATGCAATCTCTGCTATAGGATTTACACGCGGTCCCGGACTTTTGGGATCTCTTCTTGTAGGAACATCATTTGCTAAGTCATTGGCTATGAGCCTCAACGTTCCGTTAATTGAAGTTAATCACCTTCAAGCCCATATTTTGGCCCATTTCATCGAAGATGCAAATCCTATGCCGCCTACTTTTCCTTTTCTTTGTCTTACCGTAAGTGGTGGACATACCATGATTGTATTGGTAAAGGACTATTTTGATATGGAAATCATCGGAAAAACAATTGATGATGCCGCAGGAGAAGCTTTCGACAAGATCGGAAAGATCTTTGATCTGGATTACCCTGCAGGACCTATTATTGACAGGCTTGCAAAGGAAGGAAATCCTGATGCTTTTAAATTCAACAAACCGAAGTTGGAAAACTTCGACTATTCTTTCAGTGGTATTAAAACTTCTGTTTTATATTTCATTCAAAAAGAAGTTAGAAAAAATCCTGATTTCATTAAGGAAAACCTCAACGATCTTTGTGCTTCGGTACAAAAATGCATCATTGAGATCTTAATGAACAAGCTGGAAAAGGCTGCCAGGGAACTCAACATCAGGGAAGTTGCCATTGCCGGTGGAGTATCTGCCAACTCTGCTCTTAGAAAAGCCATGGAAGATAACAAGGAAAGACTTGATTGGAGTATTTACATTCCAAAATTTGAATATACTACTGACAATGCTGCCATGATTGCCATGGTTGCACAACTGAAGTTTGAAAGAGGAGAATTTACAGATTTGAGAACTTCAGCAACTGCAAAATATGATTTATGA
- a CDS encoding TrmH family RNA methyltransferase, producing MKDLAQTFEYLKQFLTEERLAKIEHFSKESSDFVLPVMDDVYQFRNAAAIIRSVEACAFHKVVAMEEENVFNPNLTVTKGAETWVEVEKMPKNIASLQNIKDRGYKILAVSLEKNAVMLPEYEITEPIALVFGTEQAGVSEEVIDFADETLAIPMFGFTRSYNVSVAAGICMYELKQKLLKSNIDYKLNEQKLLEMQVRWAVNSISSGKEIYAKYLAEQNIL from the coding sequence ATGAAAGATTTAGCACAAACTTTTGAATATTTAAAACAGTTTTTAACAGAGGAACGATTGGCAAAGATTGAACATTTCTCCAAGGAAAGTTCTGATTTTGTGCTTCCTGTGATGGATGATGTATACCAGTTCAGAAATGCAGCGGCTATCATAAGATCAGTGGAAGCCTGTGCTTTCCATAAGGTAGTTGCCATGGAGGAAGAGAATGTTTTCAATCCCAATCTTACGGTTACTAAAGGGGCAGAAACATGGGTTGAAGTTGAAAAAATGCCTAAGAATATTGCCTCTCTGCAGAATATTAAGGACAGAGGATATAAAATTTTGGCTGTATCCCTCGAAAAAAATGCAGTAATGCTTCCTGAATATGAAATTACAGAACCTATAGCCCTTGTTTTCGGAACTGAACAGGCAGGAGTTTCTGAAGAAGTAATTGATTTTGCTGATGAGACACTGGCTATTCCTATGTTTGGCTTTACAAGAAGCTATAATGTTTCCGTGGCAGCAGGAATTTGTATGTATGAACTGAAACAGAAACTTCTTAAATCAAATATTGATTATAAGCTTAATGAACAAAAGCTTTTGGAAATGCAAGTCCGATGGGCAGTAAACTCCATCAGTAGCGGAAAGGAGATTTATGCAAAATATTTAGCCGAACAAAATATACTTTAG
- a CDS encoding asparaginase, with protein MKRKVLLIYTGGTIGMEKDYETGSLRAFDFGNIFEKMPEMKLMECEVFVHPFAKPLDSSDMGPEEWRVIANYILKNYNDYDGFLILHGTDTMSYTASALSFMLKGLRKPVIMTGSQLPIGDLRTDAKENLLTSLYYASLYENDEAVIQEVAIYFEYKLLRGNRTLKYSAEYFDAYSSPNYPILGQSGVHLNIIKDNLFRCDPDVEFHVDEHISEDILFWRIFPGMHLSHFREIPKMKVLILQVFGSGTIFSSSKTQETLQEIRNNGTEIVVVSQCISGGISFGKYENSNIFSRIGAISGRDMTAETAITKAMHLIDNPNYSGSFADNFTKSLCGEITAEKMH; from the coding sequence ATGAAGCGAAAAGTCCTGCTCATCTATACCGGAGGAACCATCGGTATGGAAAAAGATTATGAAACCGGTAGTCTACGTGCCTTTGATTTTGGTAATATCTTTGAAAAGATGCCTGAAATGAAGCTTATGGAATGTGAAGTTTTCGTACATCCCTTTGCAAAACCACTGGACTCTTCGGATATGGGGCCTGAGGAATGGAGAGTAATCGCCAACTATATTCTAAAAAATTATAATGACTATGATGGTTTCCTGATTCTTCACGGAACAGATACAATGTCTTATACTGCTTCGGCACTAAGCTTCATGTTAAAAGGTTTAAGAAAGCCAGTGATCATGACCGGTTCCCAGCTTCCTATTGGTGATCTGAGAACGGATGCCAAGGAAAATCTTCTGACCAGCCTTTACTATGCAAGTCTTTATGAGAATGATGAAGCGGTTATTCAGGAGGTTGCCATTTATTTCGAATATAAATTATTACGTGGTAACAGAACACTGAAGTATTCTGCGGAGTATTTTGATGCCTATTCAAGTCCCAACTATCCTATTTTAGGACAATCCGGGGTTCATTTAAATATTATCAAGGATAATCTCTTCCGTTGTGATCCTGACGTAGAGTTTCACGTGGATGAACATATTTCCGAGGATATTTTATTCTGGAGAATTTTTCCGGGTATGCATTTAAGCCACTTTAGAGAAATTCCTAAAATGAAGGTTCTTATTCTCCAGGTTTTTGGTTCAGGAACGATCTTCAGTAGTTCTAAAACACAGGAAACGCTTCAGGAAATCAGAAATAACGGTACTGAAATCGTGGTGGTAAGTCAATGTATTTCAGGAGGTATCTCTTTCGGAAAATATGAGAACAGTAACATTTTTTCAAGAATAGGAGCCATTAGCGGTAGAGATATGACTGCAGAGACGGCCATTACCAAAGCTATGCACCTGATAGATAACCCTAATTACTCCGGAAGTTTCGCGGATAACTTTACCAAAAGCCTTTGCGGAGAAATTACTGCTGAAAAAATGCACTAA
- a CDS encoding XAC2610-related protein, with the protein MKKIVFFIGMILMSCGKKATAEKENMANENIISKPLQVEEDVDTATIPFSKTLRGNGYVYTLEGIKRSNETIDFKSIGIFDKEVLHQKIIVDTISVLNEGEAFFSVNQDINFDGLNDIELVNQAGNYTSSSSFWLYNKNIRKYEYYKPLDTIINPKIDPVKKNIVSDYHIGPTDTYFKVYAWEKGKLVLQSVQINDDQGETYQYRKNGKWITE; encoded by the coding sequence ATGAAAAAAATAGTGTTCTTCATTGGAATGATCTTAATGAGCTGTGGTAAAAAAGCAACAGCCGAAAAAGAAAATATGGCTAATGAAAACATTATTAGTAAACCCTTACAAGTGGAAGAGGATGTAGATACAGCAACCATCCCGTTTTCAAAAACCCTAAGAGGAAATGGGTACGTTTATACACTTGAAGGAATAAAAAGATCCAATGAAACCATTGATTTTAAATCCATCGGAATATTTGATAAGGAAGTTCTCCATCAAAAAATTATTGTTGATACCATTTCGGTTTTAAATGAGGGAGAAGCCTTTTTTAGCGTTAATCAGGATATTAATTTTGACGGATTAAACGATATAGAACTTGTTAATCAGGCAGGAAACTATACTTCATCATCCAGCTTTTGGCTTTATAACAAAAATATAAGAAAGTATGAATACTATAAGCCATTGGATACCATCATTAATCCTAAAATAGATCCGGTGAAAAAGAATATCGTTTCTGATTATCACATTGGGCCTACAGATACCTACTTCAAGGTTTATGCCTGGGAAAAAGGAAAATTGGTTCTTCAAAGCGTCCAAATTAATGATGACCAGGGGGAAACCTATCAGTATAGAAAAAATGGTAAATGGATTACAGAATAA
- the gwsS gene encoding grasp-with-spasm system SPASM domain peptide maturase yields MRYFNLFSTILITKGAGRILISDLQRNISELYPLEFNEMIEELKNLSIEEVLGMYDEESKKIAQEYLDILLENEYGFITENGWDKDFPALSHEYSEPSVITDIFIEIADISMLDQLKISIENLEIKHLVIYSSKSFTVEDFIYIDKVFKSSVLSGIEIFSPFYEEINDTFMQNLNQGTERIYNVIFYNCPKESFKTKDEFRFTLNFVEDHLKISSCGKVDMKYFNTNLPKVLEAINHNSCLHKKIGIDKDSHIKNCPLMQESFGNIRNVSLEEALQHPDFKKYWNITKDHIEVCKDCEFRYICTDCRAYTESSHYAPNGLDLSKPLKCGYNPYTNEWEEWSNNPLKQKAIHSYSL; encoded by the coding sequence ATGAGGTATTTTAATTTATTTTCTACAATACTGATTACAAAGGGTGCAGGCAGAATATTAATCTCCGACCTGCAGAGAAATATTTCTGAGTTATATCCATTAGAATTTAATGAAATGATTGAGGAATTAAAAAACCTTTCCATTGAAGAGGTTTTAGGAATGTATGATGAAGAATCAAAAAAGATCGCTCAGGAATATCTGGATATACTGCTGGAGAATGAATATGGGTTTATTACAGAGAATGGCTGGGATAAAGATTTTCCTGCCTTATCTCATGAATATTCTGAGCCGAGTGTGATAACAGATATTTTTATAGAAATAGCAGATATTAGTATGCTGGATCAACTCAAAATTTCAATAGAGAATCTAGAAATTAAACATTTGGTTATTTACAGTTCAAAATCATTTACAGTAGAAGATTTCATATATATTGACAAAGTATTTAAATCTTCTGTACTCTCAGGAATTGAAATATTCTCTCCATTTTATGAAGAAATAAACGACACATTCATGCAAAACCTCAACCAAGGAACTGAGAGGATATACAATGTCATTTTTTATAATTGTCCTAAGGAATCTTTCAAAACCAAGGATGAATTCAGGTTTACCCTAAACTTTGTGGAAGACCACCTAAAGATATCTTCTTGTGGAAAAGTAGACATGAAATATTTCAATACGAATCTTCCAAAAGTACTGGAAGCTATTAACCACAATTCTTGTCTCCATAAAAAAATAGGAATTGATAAGGATAGCCATATTAAAAACTGTCCCTTAATGCAGGAAAGCTTCGGGAACATCAGGAATGTAAGCCTAGAAGAAGCATTACAACACCCAGATTTTAAAAAATACTGGAACATCACCAAGGATCATATAGAAGTTTGCAAGGACTGTGAGTTCAGATACATCTGCACAGACTGCAGAGCCTATACGGAAAGCTCTCATTATGCCCCGAATGGACTAGACCTTTCAAAGCCTCTGAAATGTGGCTATAATCCCTATACCAATGAGTGGGAAGAATGGAGTAACAATCCGCTAAAACAGAAAGCTATCCATTCCTACAGCCTATAG
- a CDS encoding RsmE family RNA methyltransferase, with protein MKLFYGEIAHQQVIINDDEQQHMVKVLRMKDGEEIHVTDGKGKLASGKLIIEGKKASIEVAEIKEDLPDFNPRLHIAIAPTKNIDRIEFFVEKAVEMGISEISIIVTEKTERKNINIDKIRKQAIAASKQSLRFHFPVINDAIKLPDFLKNIDPENTFVAHCHENLERIDLKNIPSLEQVTFLIGPEGDFSEKEISFLAENKIKAVSLGNQRLRTETAGVFVAAWNYYNMI; from the coding sequence ATGAAATTATTTTATGGAGAAATAGCTCATCAACAAGTTATTATCAACGATGATGAGCAACAACATATGGTAAAGGTTCTTCGCATGAAAGATGGAGAAGAAATTCATGTGACTGATGGGAAAGGGAAACTTGCTTCCGGAAAACTTATTATAGAGGGAAAGAAAGCGAGCATTGAAGTAGCTGAAATTAAGGAAGACCTCCCAGACTTTAATCCCAGACTTCATATTGCTATTGCTCCAACGAAGAACATTGACCGTATAGAATTTTTTGTAGAAAAGGCTGTAGAGATGGGGATTTCTGAGATCAGTATTATTGTGACGGAAAAAACAGAGCGTAAGAACATCAATATAGACAAAATCAGAAAGCAGGCTATTGCTGCATCAAAGCAGAGTTTAAGGTTCCATTTTCCGGTTATTAATGATGCTATAAAACTACCTGATTTCCTGAAAAATATTGATCCTGAAAATACTTTTGTAGCACACTGTCATGAAAACCTGGAAAGAATAGATCTTAAAAATATTCCGTCACTGGAACAGGTTACTTTCTTAATTGGCCCTGAAGGTGATTTTTCTGAAAAGGAAATTTCATTTCTGGCTGAGAATAAAATCAAGGCTGTGTCATTAGGTAATCAGAGACTGAGAACTGAAACTGCCGGTGTATTTGTCGCAGCCTGGAATTATTATAATATGATATAA
- a CDS encoding translocation/assembly module TamB domain-containing protein, producing MAKLENNNENENKKSVTENLGDQVQKTVENVEGKVRETVKEASELASDAINHPIETAEEFGKQAIKDVTSYSWWAKLLLILFWLGIVLVGGVLVAVNLPVTKQWAADQALKLVNNDFKSGFSTESVDVNYFGNVTIKGLKVKDYKGLDFIQAREFRADSDWISLAVNAISGKSNSLSFNSLTLVNADIKVITYKGDSISNFVRFTELFDDGKKRDPKKPPFQLNSRVQILDSKVSIINENSSGDHGKWLTATNFNLKAPNVKVNGPNVSALINNMSFVTSRWGKSHIVDTFSTELSLTKQFLSLKDLTLNTDHTLLQGDIKFNLHDGSWADFADKVRWDMNIQQGSQVSGYDISYFVTNWDNFKPFNLAGKMTGPLNKFHLEDFLIRNPDVNIATKTMKVDNLLNGHFSIETKDLSTDFTYKDLKAMMPTFISSKMKNFADDFGKLKYNGTAKVNPDQIYVDNGNLMTGIGQAKISKLSLTGYSTAMPKYSGYLDVKDLNTSVITKNKTVGLISGKFDLNGQSFDVNTMRLTTKSQIASIEIMDKVINNLYLDGLLDHKKYNGLITVNDEQAKATIKGLIDFSTSKVAMDVNADVTHLNMNYFTNKPGSQIVSGQVEGKMSMSSINDLTLDVNANNLHFATATQKYDIPNAKVKTFIEAGGRVIDVDAPGAATGKISGKYSLADLAGMVENGVGRILVGPPPRKLYRGQNFAMKFDVQQGLVNYFLPELKLPHGALVEGEYDGNSNNLILNLDASALKYIMTKEEEITDADKALASSNPDYKINDRKNINKDSASVDSVKIRINTANLDQQLYARINRLEYNKNIIKDFELKGNNENGNTLHLATVFKHGSPDDELNENLKEYAINVDQSTDAAGDYVFRFEPTEVKFNEVTWAIDTSPELNHSITYRKKTADFDIRNLRVYSDKSALFIKEAQFKSAKDFYLDADISDFAIEKLLEMQSGGNGMNIQGLANGSVKIKMDKSTLQPLVDLTVDDIKMNGNEMGDISISATNGFSLNVYDIDVKVHSAGVLGNNSLNLTGTVNNNTASPTIDLTAEMRDFDLSFTQQFVQTIFGNLRGKATGDLKINGKLRNLDYNGDIALKDFGLKLLFTGVDYSFDDTVIQLTKGLAILNNIEVHDGRSNSKGNISGAIQFETLSSMGVSLVMRADNLLMLNTTQKDFDLFWGRVYGQGDLYVDGPVSGLSITTPNMKALNGSTFTFNSSSTSNVEEFKMLRFLKEGKDGLVTLEEKKKTGANMNIDFNLAVDKGTTVNVLVGDDVGNITVKGVADPLKFQMNRQGNIAMSGTYKVDNGTFVSKAILNKTFQIEKNSSIRWDGDAMKPALDITANYVRMVSNAGEYLSMGKLQPISIMLQANITESLMDPKVELNLTAMDVSSQVRETLAAKMSQEGEKVLQFGSVLLLSTFNVSNTGGVDVNVGNVAESSGYNMLLKQLGSVLNTMSNEFQIDLNYVKGDQNSNIGDRANAGLSVAVSPRINIKTGLGIPLSKTDANSSGAQNNYLSGEGSIEYDLSKKNDGTLVLRGYSKPTNIGMISTNGAANQAYGVGVMWSKSFNSLFKKKKKDKKTVTDKAEIKTDSIKSHAK from the coding sequence ATGGCAAAGTTAGAGAATAATAACGAGAATGAGAATAAAAAATCCGTAACTGAAAACCTAGGTGATCAGGTACAGAAGACTGTGGAAAATGTAGAGGGCAAGGTTCGGGAAACCGTTAAAGAAGCATCTGAGCTAGCTTCAGATGCAATTAATCATCCCATAGAAACAGCAGAAGAGTTTGGGAAACAGGCTATAAAAGATGTGACCAGCTACAGCTGGTGGGCAAAGCTTTTGCTGATTCTTTTTTGGTTGGGTATTGTTCTGGTAGGAGGAGTACTGGTTGCAGTTAACCTTCCGGTGACCAAGCAATGGGCGGCAGATCAGGCATTAAAACTTGTAAACAATGACTTTAAGTCCGGATTTTCTACGGAAAGTGTAGATGTGAATTATTTCGGAAATGTAACGATAAAAGGGTTAAAAGTAAAAGATTATAAAGGATTAGATTTTATCCAAGCGCGTGAATTTCGTGCGGATTCAGACTGGATATCTCTGGCTGTGAATGCTATTTCAGGAAAAAGTAATTCTTTAAGCTTTAATTCCCTGACACTTGTTAATGCAGACATAAAAGTCATTACGTATAAAGGAGACAGTATCTCCAATTTTGTCAGATTTACAGAACTCTTTGATGATGGGAAAAAAAGAGATCCCAAAAAACCTCCCTTTCAATTAAACTCAAGAGTACAGATTCTTGATTCCAAGGTTTCTATTATTAATGAAAACTCTTCGGGAGATCATGGAAAATGGCTTACTGCAACAAATTTTAACTTAAAGGCACCCAACGTTAAGGTGAATGGACCCAATGTTTCGGCGCTTATTAATAATATGTCCTTTGTGACTTCCAGATGGGGGAAATCCCATATCGTTGATACCTTTTCAACAGAATTATCCTTAACCAAGCAATTTTTATCCCTAAAAGACCTTACTTTAAATACAGATCATACATTACTTCAGGGAGATATTAAATTCAATCTTCATGATGGTTCATGGGCAGACTTCGCAGATAAGGTTCGTTGGGATATGAATATACAACAGGGAAGTCAGGTAAGCGGGTATGATATCAGCTATTTTGTGACGAACTGGGATAATTTCAAGCCATTTAACCTTGCTGGAAAAATGACGGGGCCGTTAAATAAATTTCATCTGGAAGACTTCCTGATCAGAAATCCTGATGTGAATATCGCTACAAAAACGATGAAGGTAGACAATCTTCTGAACGGGCATTTTTCCATCGAAACAAAAGATCTTTCTACAGACTTTACCTACAAGGACTTAAAAGCAATGATGCCTACTTTTATCTCCAGCAAGATGAAGAATTTTGCTGATGATTTCGGAAAGTTAAAATATAACGGAACAGCAAAGGTAAATCCGGACCAAATCTATGTGGATAACGGAAATCTGATGACAGGGATTGGGCAGGCAAAAATTTCCAAACTTTCTTTAACAGGGTATAGCACTGCAATGCCAAAATATTCAGGATATCTTGATGTAAAAGATTTAAATACCTCTGTAATCACAAAAAATAAAACAGTAGGTTTAATCTCCGGAAAATTTGATCTGAATGGGCAGAGCTTTGATGTGAATACAATGCGTCTTACCACCAAATCCCAGATTGCCAGCATTGAGATTATGGATAAGGTTATCAATAATCTATATCTTGATGGATTATTGGATCATAAAAAATATAACGGGCTTATTACGGTTAATGATGAACAGGCAAAAGCTACCATCAAGGGACTGATAGATTTCAGTACTTCTAAGGTGGCAATGGATGTAAATGCGGATGTTACCCATCTGAACATGAATTATTTTACCAATAAACCAGGAAGCCAGATTGTAAGCGGTCAGGTGGAAGGTAAAATGTCTATGTCATCCATTAATGACCTTACATTAGATGTTAATGCCAATAATCTGCACTTTGCAACAGCCACCCAGAAATATGATATCCCTAACGCTAAAGTAAAGACCTTCATTGAAGCCGGAGGACGTGTGATAGATGTAGATGCACCTGGTGCTGCTACAGGTAAAATCTCCGGTAAGTATAGCCTTGCTGATCTGGCAGGAATGGTAGAGAATGGAGTAGGAAGAATACTGGTGGGCCCACCACCAAGAAAACTATACAGAGGACAGAATTTCGCCATGAAGTTTGATGTACAACAAGGATTGGTTAATTATTTCTTGCCCGAATTGAAGCTGCCTCATGGAGCATTGGTAGAAGGAGAGTATGATGGGAACTCCAATAACCTGATCCTGAATCTTGATGCATCAGCTTTAAAATATATCATGACAAAAGAGGAAGAGATTACAGATGCAGATAAAGCCTTGGCATCCTCTAATCCTGACTATAAAATTAATGATCGGAAGAATATTAATAAAGATAGTGCCTCGGTAGATAGCGTTAAGATAAGAATAAATACAGCTAATCTCGATCAGCAGTTGTATGCCAGAATTAACAGATTGGAATATAATAAGAATATTATTAAGGATTTTGAGCTTAAAGGGAATAATGAAAATGGAAATACGCTTCATCTGGCAACTGTATTTAAACACGGAAGCCCAGATGATGAACTGAATGAAAACCTTAAAGAATATGCCATTAATGTGGACCAGTCTACAGATGCTGCAGGTGATTATGTATTTAGATTTGAACCTACTGAAGTCAAATTCAATGAAGTTACGTGGGCGATAGATACTAGTCCGGAGCTTAATCATTCTATTACCTATAGAAAGAAAACCGCAGATTTTGACATTCGCAATCTGAGGGTTTATTCTGATAAAAGTGCCTTATTTATTAAGGAAGCACAATTTAAATCGGCCAAGGATTTTTATTTAGATGCTGATATCAGTGATTTTGCCATAGAAAAGCTGCTGGAAATGCAGTCCGGAGGAAATGGCATGAATATACAAGGGCTTGCTAACGGAAGTGTGAAGATCAAAATGGATAAAAGCACTTTACAGCCATTGGTAGATCTTACCGTGGATGATATTAAGATGAATGGTAATGAAATGGGGGATATCTCTATTTCTGCCACCAATGGATTCTCTCTGAATGTATATGATATTGATGTTAAAGTTCATTCAGCAGGAGTGCTTGGAAACAATAGTCTGAATCTTACAGGTACGGTTAATAACAATACCGCTTCTCCAACTATTGATCTGACAGCAGAAATGAGAGACTTTGACTTATCATTTACACAGCAGTTTGTTCAGACCATTTTTGGAAATCTTAGAGGTAAGGCAACCGGAGATCTTAAGATTAATGGGAAGCTTCGTAACCTTGACTACAATGGAGATATAGCCTTAAAGGATTTTGGATTAAAGCTTCTCTTTACGGGAGTAGATTATTCATTTGACGACACAGTAATACAGCTAACCAAAGGGTTGGCTATCCTCAATAATATCGAAGTTCATGACGGTAGATCAAACTCCAAGGGGAATATTTCTGGGGCGATCCAGTTTGAAACACTTTCTTCAATGGGGGTATCTCTCGTAATGAGGGCAGACAACCTGTTGATGCTTAATACAACTCAAAAGGACTTTGACCTGTTTTGGGGAAGAGTATATGGACAGGGAGATCTTTATGTGGATGGACCGGTTTCAGGGCTAAGTATTACAACGCCTAATATGAAAGCTCTTAACGGAAGTACTTTCACCTTTAATTCCAGTTCTACCTCCAATGTAGAAGAATTCAAGATGCTGAGGTTCCTGAAAGAAGGAAAAGATGGTTTGGTAACTCTGGAAGAAAAGAAAAAGACAGGTGCCAATATGAATATTGATTTTAATTTGGCTGTAGATAAAGGAACCACCGTAAATGTACTTGTGGGTGATGATGTAGGAAATATTACGGTAAAGGGAGTTGCAGATCCTCTGAAATTCCAGATGAACAGACAAGGAAACATCGCCATGAGCGGAACATATAAGGTAGATAACGGAACATTTGTTTCCAAGGCAATCCTTAACAAGACTTTCCAGATTGAAAAGAATAGTAGTATCAGATGGGATGGTGACGCTATGAAGCCGGCACTTGATATTACAGCCAACTATGTAAGAATGGTTTCTAATGCGGGAGAGTATCTGAGTATGGGGAAACTTCAGCCTATCAGTATTATGTTGCAGGCCAACATTACCGAATCTTTGATGGATCCTAAAGTGGAACTGAACCTTACAGCAATGGATGTTTCCAGCCAGGTAAGAGAAACACTGGCTGCTAAAATGAGCCAGGAGGGAGAAAAAGTACTTCAGTTTGGTTCCGTTCTTCTTTTAAGTACATTTAATGTGTCCAACACAGGTGGGGTAGATGTAAATGTAGGGAACGTAGCCGAATCGTCAGGATATAATATGCTTCTAAAGCAGTTGGGGTCCGTTCTTAATACCATGAGTAATGAATTCCAGATTGACCTGAATTATGTAAAAGGTGACCAGAACTCAAACATTGGAGACAGGGCTAATGCGGGGCTTAGCGTGGCTGTCTCACCTAGGATAAATATTAAAACCGGACTAGGAATTCCATTGTCTAAAACCGACGCCAATAGCAGCGGAGCACAAAATAATTATCTTTCCGGTGAGGGATCTATAGAATATGACCTTTCCAAGAAAAATGATGGTACTTTGGTTCTACGAGGGTATTCCAAGCCTACAAACATCGGTATGATAAGTACAAACGGAGCTGCTAATCAAGCTTATGGAGTAGGAGTTATGTGGAGTAAAAGCTTCAATTCTTTGTTTAAAAAGAAGAAAAAAGATAAAAAAACCGTTACGGACAAAGCAGAAATAAAAACAGATTCTATAAAATCACATGCTAAATAA